A stretch of DNA from Camelina sativa cultivar DH55 unplaced genomic scaffold, Cs unpScaffold00604, whole genome shotgun sequence:
AACCCTCAAAACAGATCAGAAACGTTTTCAATCACCTGCTTAGCGAGATTGCAAGCACGGTCTGGAGAGTTAAGTATCTCATAGTAAAACACAGAGAAGTTCAAAGCCAAACCAAGACGAATCGGGTGCGTTGGAGCCAATTCAGAATTCGCAATAtcctacaaacaaacaaacaaacaaacaaacaaacaaacaaacaaacagattcACAAACTATAGATCTCTAACCAAATTCTAGATTCCAAATTTCAGATCGGAGAATCAATCACCTGAGCGGCTTTGTAAGCGGTGAGAGTATGTTCAGCGGAATCTTTCCTCTCTTGACCAGTCTTAAACTCAGCCAAATACCTATGATAATCTCCCTTCATCTTAAGGTAAAAGACCTTGGAATCACCATTAGCAGAAGCTGGAACAAGCCTAGTGTCTAGAAGCTTAAGGATACCGTCACAGATTTTGGATAACTCAGATTCAATCTTGCTTCTGTAATCACGGATCGTGGCGACATGGTCATCGTTACCGCGGCTCTCTTCCTTCTGTTCGATCGAAGAGATGATACGCCACGAAGCACGGCGAGCGCCGATTACGTTTTTGTAAGCGACGGAGAGGAGGTTACGTTCCTCGACGGTGAGTTCGTCTTTGTCGACGGCTTCGGTGACTTTTTCCATGAATTCTACCATTTCTTCGTAACGCTCCGCTTGTTCGGCGAGTTTCGCGAGGTAGACGAACTCTTCCCTCGACGAGGAGGATGATGCTNNNNNNNNNNNNNNNNNNNNNNNNNNNNNNNNNNNNNNNNNNNNNNNNNNNNNNNNNNNNNNNNNNNNNNNNNNNNNNNNNNNNNNNNNNNNNNNNNNNNNNNNNNNNNNNNNNNNNNNNNNNNNNNNNNNNNNNNNNNNNNNNNNNNNNNNNNNNNNNNNNNNNtttgtgtgtttttttttttttttgaattgtgattttgatttttttttcgttggtGCTgtgaaaaagatatttttgatttttgatttttttttttatttgagtgAGTGGGGAGCGATGATTGCGaaaagagaaggaaggagaaCCGTTGGATTAAATGTGTGAGTCATGTTGGAGAAAAAGTACACGAGAtgatttgtattatttatatcGGCACTTTTTgggttagttttattttatttttattttttttaaatgtgaaaaAGGTTACTTTTGTTAAATTCTTCGTTATGATAGATTTTCTTAATGGGCCTATTGGTgcatgtttgtgttttttttgtaagttctTTTGACTTagcaatttgttttttttaatggtttaatGAAGAAATTCTCtatttaataaaacggaagtacacgatTTCaatttgtagactatataattttaatagtgGGTTATaaatgggttataaaaaaattgtattaatttgttataaaatagGTGTGCAAAGAAGATTTTAGGAGATAATCTTAATTCTCTTTAACacctaaatatttaaaaaagcataaaaatcgTGAGCATATAAAGCATACGATAGGTAATGACagcatattattttatttgattagaaaacCAATAAATAGAATATTCTGAATCAATTCTCCACAAAAAATACTGATAAgcataaaaaagaataaaatctaaGCAAATAATCACAATTAATCTTGATCCTAATATCTTAATCTACGGAAGAATCTTCAAAACTgccaatataaataatacaaatcaTCTCTCACAAAAAATATCTCGCTCATATTCATATacctaaacacacacaaaaaaatgatgatggTTTCTCAGTTCACAATGTTAAACCATCTGAAACCCTACAAAAATTCATGGTGTATTCGGGCAAAGATACTGCATACTTGGACTAATTATTCCAAGGATGTTGGAATGTCATTTGAGATGGTTTTGGCGGATCAAGATGTAAGTATTGTTTATCAAAATCATgcaaatttttttctctctttactatTATCTTTAATCTATAAAGACTataaatcttatattatgagcattgattttttatattttcatcttcttaTTACAGGGTAACAAGATCCAAGCAGGGGTAAAAAAAGAGGATGTTACTAAATTTAAGAAACATCTTATAAAAGGAGATTGGAAGATCATTGAAGAATTTTCCGTCACTAAAGTCACTGGACAATATTGGTCAACAAACAATccttacaaaattaattttttgtatacAACAGAGGTTTCTCCTTCAGAACCTATGTCCAATAACATTTGGCTTGATTTGGTtaactttaacaaaatcaaccaAGGTAACTTAGACCTAAATTATTTGGTCGGTAAGTAAATCTGACGTTTTGTATAAGAAATATTTactggtttatatttttttatataggtaCTAATTTCGACTTTTGTAATTGTAGATGTGATTAGTCAAATGGTAAACGTCAGAGAAATAGAGCTGTTAGATGTTCAAGGAACCCCAAGGAAGAAGATTGATTTCCAATTACGAGATGTTAAGTAAGTCAATTACGGAATATACCATAAattatatctaattaattaaactgATAATGCATATCTGTTTGAAATTTATTTCCAGGAATAACATCTTAAACTGTACTCTTTGGGGAAAATGGGCCGATCAACTGAACCAAATATCTAAAGAATTGGTTGGTGGGATGGTCATATGTTTAATTCGATGGGGCAAAGTAGTAGAGTACAAAGgttattcatttatatatattaatcactaTATAGAATAACATCTCTTACtcactatatataataatatataataattaaacgGTGGAAGTATGCTCTTGATCATATTCGCTGAAGTAATTTAGTAATAGGTGTGAGGagtgttgcttcttcttttgatgCATCTGATGTTTGGTTTAACCCAGACATACCGGAGGCAGTGGATTTCAAAAACCTGTAAGAATTGATATCATTACAAATATAAAGTCGTATCATTAAATAGATGCTGAAACACTAACTAACTATATCTCAGGTTACCATCGGAT
This window harbors:
- the LOC104773654 gene encoding 14-3-3-like protein GF14 phi; protein product: MVEFMEKVTEAVDKDELTVEERNLLSVAYKNVIGARRASWRIISSIEQKEESRGNDDHVATIRDYRSKIESELSKICDGILKLLDTRLVPASANGDSKVFYLKMKGDYHRYLAEFKTGQERKDSAEHTLTAYKAAQDIANSELAPTHPIRLGLALNFSVFYYEILNSPDRACNLAKQAFDEAIAELDTLGEESYKDSTLIMQLLRDNLTLWTSDMQDEGAEEIKEAAAAAPKSAEEQKET